A DNA window from Ranitomeya imitator isolate aRanImi1 chromosome 2, aRanImi1.pri, whole genome shotgun sequence contains the following coding sequences:
- the LOC138666784 gene encoding uncharacterized protein, with protein MEGVLGRIASVVTDVIFETNRLDIMVRDQEAAAERRWMRNHRRRRLWIHPINALRMTHGVYSTLYMELRQNPEKFYNYLRMRQDHFDVLLEKVVDDIQRQDTRMRSAITPAERLMVTLRFLATGESLTSLHYQFRLGISTISGIVKVTCLAIWDALHTEYIPEPTRDIWLQSAEHFEKVCHFPNCLGAIDGKHIRIAKPAGTGSSVYYNYKKYFSIILMAIADAHCKFLAVDIGAYGRSNDSQVFKTSPMGHCLYGDTYDFPPARPLPGTTGPPMPYVCVGDDAFQLSPHLLKPYSSRNLTRTKKIFNYRLTRARRVVECAFGILTAKWRVLLTAISLHIRTVDEVVKACMVLHNYVLSKEPVSVDDEDLETTLWNYQSSSVRSAGSVTRMRDDLAEYFVSPVGMVPWQDNIV; from the exons atggaaggagtgcttgggaggattgcgagcgtggttaccgatgtgatttttgaaaccaatcgcctggatatcatggtTCGGGatcaggaggcggcagcagaaagacggtggATGCGTAACCATCGACGTCGCAGACTATGGATTCATCCCATTAACGCACTGCGGATGACCCATGGCGTGTATTCTACCCTGTACATGGAGTTACGGCAGAACCCGGAGAAATTCTATAATTATCTTCGGATGAGGCAGGACCACTTTGATGTGTTGCTTGAAAAAGTCGTGGAtgacatccaaaggcaggacacccgCATGAGGTCTGCCATAACACCGGCAGAGCggctgatggtgaccctgcg CTtcttggctaccggagaatctctaACGTCACTACACTACCAGTTTCGACTTGGAATATCGACCATTTCCGGAATTGTGAAAGTGACCTGCCTGGCGATATGGGATGCCTTGCACACGGAGTACATTCCAGAACCAACAAGGGACATCTGGCTGCAGAGCGCAGAACATTTTGAAAAAGTGTGCCATTTCCCTAATTGCTTGGGGGCAATCGACGGAAAACACATCCGTATagcaaaaccggcaggaacaggctccTCTGTGTACTACAACTACAAAAAGTACTTTTCTATCATACTCATGGCCATAGCGGATGCCCACTGCAAATttctggctgtggacattggagcctatggacggtccaacgactcccaagtgttcaaAACGTCACCGATGGGCCATTGTTTGTATGGCGATACATACGACTTTCCACCTgccagaccactcccgggaacaacaGGACCACCTATGCCGTATGTCTGTGTGGGTGATGATGCCTTTCAGTTGTCTCCACAcctcctcaagccgtactcaagccgaaACTTGACCAGAACCAAAAAAATTTTCAATTATCGCTTAACTAGAGCACGTAGAGTGGTGGAGTGTGCATTCGGCATTCTTACAGCAAAGTGGCGCGTACTTCTCACCGCCATATCTCTGCACATACGAACTGTGGATGAGGTTGTGAAGGCCTGCATGGTCCTCCATAACTATGTACTTTCCAAGGAGCCCGTTTCCGTGGATGATGAAGATTTGGAGACCACCCTGTGGAATTACCAAAGCAGCTCTGTACGTTCTGCCGGTTCTGTAACCAGAATGAGGGACGACCTTGCCGAGTATTTTGTTTCACCTGTGGGTATGGTGCCCTGGCAAGATAACATTGTGTGA